A region of Haloplanus sp. XH21 DNA encodes the following proteins:
- a CDS encoding DUF5817 domain-containing protein: MYAVVGCTGCNALWLLTDPETAETATCPQCGTQHRTERLKRQFTADDRETAREARAAMLAERAGATDAFESTPTVAEMEADTDEPVVDDDEYLDAAGIDADAAAAAGECSTDSGGSSRPEIVREALRALDAPDEAAVVDYATDHGVPADAAADLLARLVRRGEATDAGGTYRLL; encoded by the coding sequence ATGTACGCGGTGGTCGGCTGTACCGGGTGTAATGCGCTCTGGCTGCTCACGGATCCCGAGACGGCCGAGACGGCGACCTGTCCCCAGTGTGGAACCCAACACCGGACGGAGCGACTGAAGCGCCAGTTCACCGCAGACGACCGAGAGACGGCCCGCGAGGCGCGCGCCGCCATGCTCGCGGAGCGTGCCGGCGCGACGGACGCCTTCGAATCGACGCCCACCGTCGCCGAGATGGAAGCCGACACCGACGAGCCGGTCGTCGACGACGACGAGTATCTCGACGCCGCCGGGATCGACGCGGACGCCGCCGCGGCGGCGGGCGAGTGCTCGACCGACAGCGGCGGATCGAGCCGCCCCGAAATCGTCCGCGAGGCGCTCCGCGCGCTCGACGCCCCAGACGAGGCGGCCGTCGTCGACTACGCCACCGATCACGGCGTCCCCGCCGACGCCGCCGCGGACCTGCTCGCTCGGCTGGTGCGACGGGGCGAGGCCACCGACGCCGGCGGCACCTATCGACTCCTGTAG
- a CDS encoding VOC family protein codes for MDVLHTAIEVTDLDATREFYEDLLGLERSREYEQHGVRNYYVTGAGPGELQFRVVDAVPDPAGIDHIAIAADDVDATVETAVSEYGVTVEREPATLERVNRRLAALTDPDGYTVHLIEEL; via the coding sequence ATGGACGTTCTCCACACGGCCATCGAAGTGACTGACCTCGACGCGACCCGCGAGTTCTACGAGGACCTCCTCGGCCTCGAACGCTCCCGCGAGTACGAACAGCACGGCGTCCGGAACTACTACGTGACAGGCGCCGGCCCCGGCGAACTCCAGTTCCGCGTCGTCGACGCGGTGCCCGACCCGGCGGGCATCGACCACATCGCCATCGCGGCCGACGACGTGGACGCCACCGTCGAGACGGCCGTGTCGGAGTACGGCGTCACCGTCGAGCGCGAACCCGCGACGCTGGAACGAGTGAACCGCCGCCTCGCGGCGCTCACCGACCCCGACGGCTACACCGTCCACCTGATCGAGGAGCTATAG
- a CDS encoding methyltransferase domain-containing protein produces MGLLEDKSRARLFYKYLSTVYDRINPFIWNEEMRAEALELLDLDAGDRVLDVGCGTGFGTEGLLQYTDDVHGLDQSAHQMAKAFEKFGRTGRVNFYRSDAERLPFAENSFDAVWSSGSIEYWPNPVDALTELRRVVKPGGSVLVVGPNYPSSSVFQRIADAIMLFYDAEEADRMFSEAGFEDVNHVTMGPSYNPEIAITSLARVPE; encoded by the coding sequence ATGGGTCTCCTCGAAGACAAGTCGCGGGCGCGGCTGTTTTACAAGTACCTCTCGACGGTGTACGACCGGATCAACCCGTTCATCTGGAACGAGGAGATGCGCGCGGAAGCGCTCGAACTTCTCGATCTCGACGCCGGCGACCGGGTTCTCGATGTCGGCTGCGGGACCGGATTCGGGACCGAAGGCCTCCTGCAGTACACCGACGACGTGCATGGTCTCGACCAGAGCGCCCACCAGATGGCAAAGGCGTTCGAGAAGTTCGGTCGGACCGGTCGCGTGAACTTCTACCGCAGCGACGCCGAACGCCTCCCGTTCGCCGAGAACAGTTTCGACGCCGTCTGGTCGTCGGGATCGATCGAGTACTGGCCCAACCCCGTGGACGCCCTCACCGAACTCCGGCGCGTCGTCAAGCCCGGTGGCAGCGTACTCGTTGTCGGCCCCAACTATCCGAGCAGTTCCGTCTTCCAGCGAATCGCCGACGCCATCATGCTCTTTTACGACGCCGAGGAGGCGGACCGGATGTTCAGCGAGGCTGGATTCGAGGACGTGAACCACGTGACGATGGGGCCGTCGTACAACCCCGAAATCGCCATCACATCGCTGGCTCGCGTGCCGGAGTAA
- the npdG gene encoding NADPH-dependent F420 reductase, giving the protein MRIALLGGTGEIGEGLALRWAFHTDHEVVIGSRDPDRARAKAEEYETELSSRGVDRKINGFDNAMAADRAQVIVLAVPAYHVSDTVEAVADNLDDEDILVTPATGMQRDDDGFHYHRPSAGSVTELAVDAAPADVSVVGAFHNLAAGRLADLDADLGIDTLLVADDPDAKETVRLLADGIDGLRPLDAGGLANAPEIEALTPLLINVAMHNEGMHDLGVRFD; this is encoded by the coding sequence ATGCGAATCGCATTACTCGGCGGGACCGGGGAGATCGGCGAGGGCCTCGCCCTCCGGTGGGCCTTCCACACGGACCACGAGGTCGTCATCGGCTCTCGCGATCCGGACCGCGCCCGAGCCAAGGCCGAGGAGTACGAGACGGAGCTGTCGAGTCGCGGCGTCGACCGGAAGATCAACGGGTTCGACAACGCGATGGCGGCCGATCGGGCGCAGGTGATCGTTCTCGCGGTGCCCGCCTACCACGTCAGCGACACGGTCGAGGCGGTGGCCGACAACCTCGACGACGAGGACATCCTCGTCACGCCCGCGACGGGGATGCAACGCGACGACGACGGCTTCCACTACCACCGCCCCAGCGCCGGGAGCGTGACGGAACTGGCCGTCGACGCCGCACCCGCGGACGTGTCCGTCGTGGGGGCGTTCCACAACCTCGCGGCCGGTCGGCTGGCCGATCTGGACGCGGACCTCGGCATCGACACGCTGCTCGTCGCCGACGATCCGGACGCGAAGGAGACGGTCCGGCTCCTGGCGGACGGTATCGACGGCCTCCGACCGCTCGACGCCGGCGGCCTCGCAAACGCCCCCGAAATCGAGGCGCTGACGCCGCTGCTTATCAACGTCGCGATGCACAACGAGGGGATGCACGACCTGGGCGTCCGGTTCGACTAG
- a CDS encoding TIGR01548 family HAD-type hydrolase has product MEADAVVLDIDGVLVDVADSYRRAIVESIGRVYGRTVDDDAVQAFKDAGGFNNDWELTYAAALYVLARDAGYDADVATLTDAIAEAGGGLDAAEAVVREAPVDDDAVFDRWDPERLRDVFQALYLGTDLYRELEGGEPPLESPGYIHDEPVLIDPATLDALTERFAVGVLTGRPATEADIALSRVGLTVPDAHRFTMDDWEEGKPHPRALVTLAERLDATRVVFAGDTLDDVRTATNAANADPDRTYRGVGVLTGGLTGESGRRAFRGAGAAAVVDDVNALPDLLEQP; this is encoded by the coding sequence ATGGAGGCGGACGCGGTCGTTCTCGACATCGACGGCGTGTTAGTGGACGTGGCGGACTCCTACCGCCGAGCCATCGTCGAGTCCATCGGCCGAGTGTACGGGCGGACGGTCGACGACGACGCGGTGCAGGCGTTCAAGGACGCCGGCGGCTTCAACAACGACTGGGAACTCACGTACGCCGCAGCGCTGTACGTCCTCGCCCGCGACGCCGGCTACGACGCCGACGTGGCGACCCTGACTGACGCCATCGCCGAGGCGGGCGGCGGCCTCGACGCCGCCGAAGCCGTCGTGCGCGAGGCGCCCGTCGACGACGACGCCGTGTTCGACCGCTGGGACCCCGAACGGCTGCGAGACGTGTTTCAGGCGCTCTACCTCGGGACGGATCTGTATCGGGAGCTGGAGGGTGGAGAGCCGCCGCTGGAGTCGCCGGGGTATATCCACGACGAACCGGTCCTCATCGATCCGGCGACGCTCGACGCCCTCACCGAGCGGTTCGCGGTCGGCGTGTTGACGGGGCGGCCGGCCACCGAGGCGGACATCGCGCTCTCGCGGGTCGGTCTGACCGTCCCCGACGCCCACCGGTTCACGATGGACGACTGGGAGGAGGGCAAACCCCATCCGCGGGCGCTGGTGACGCTGGCCGAGCGTCTGGACGCGACCCGGGTGGTCTTCGCGGGCGACACCCTCGACGACGTGCGGACGGCGACCAACGCCGCCAACGCGGATCCGGACCGAACTTATCGCGGCGTGGGCGTGCTCACCGGCGGCCTGACGGGGGAATCGGGGCGACGGGCCTTCCGCGGGGCCGGCGCGGCGGCCGTCGTCGACGACGTGAACGCCCTGCCCGACCTGCTGGAGCAACCGTGA
- the hmgA gene encoding hydroxymethylglutaryl-CoA reductase (NADPH): MTDANALVQRVRDGDLSLHELEDHADADTAATARRRLVESDADAALDAVGSYGFPAERADANIENMVGAAQIPMGVAGPVTVHGGAVDGERYLPMATTEGALLASVNRGCSVLDDAGGATARVTKSGMTRAPVFRVGDVAEAEALVEWVRDNEASLRAAAEDTTSHGELDAVVPYVVGDSVFLRFRYDTKDAMGMNMATIATRAAAEVVEAETTAELIALSGNLCADKKPAAINAVEGRGRSVSADVTIPRDVVEERLHTTPEAVAEVNTRKNLVGSAKAGSLGFNAHVANVVAAVFLATGQDAAQVVEGSNAITTAEVREDGLYMSVSLASLEVGTVGGGTKLPTQSEALSLMGVAGGGDPPGSNADALAECIAVGALAGELSLLSALGSRHLSSAHESLGR, from the coding sequence ATGACCGACGCGAACGCTCTCGTCCAGCGGGTTCGGGACGGCGACCTCTCACTGCACGAACTCGAAGACCACGCCGACGCCGACACGGCCGCGACCGCTCGGCGACGGCTCGTCGAATCCGACGCCGACGCCGCCCTCGATGCCGTCGGCTCCTACGGTTTCCCGGCCGAGCGCGCCGACGCCAACATCGAGAACATGGTCGGTGCGGCCCAGATCCCGATGGGCGTCGCCGGTCCCGTCACCGTCCACGGCGGCGCCGTCGATGGGGAGCGCTACCTCCCGATGGCGACGACCGAGGGCGCGCTGCTCGCGAGCGTCAACCGTGGCTGTTCCGTGCTCGACGACGCTGGCGGGGCGACGGCCCGCGTCACCAAGTCGGGGATGACCCGCGCGCCCGTCTTCCGCGTCGGCGACGTTGCCGAGGCCGAGGCGCTCGTCGAGTGGGTGCGCGACAACGAAGCGTCGCTGCGGGCGGCCGCCGAGGACACCACGAGCCACGGCGAACTCGACGCCGTCGTGCCCTACGTCGTCGGCGACTCGGTCTTCCTCCGTTTCCGCTACGACACCAAGGACGCGATGGGGATGAACATGGCCACCATCGCCACCCGCGCGGCCGCCGAGGTGGTCGAAGCCGAGACGACGGCCGAACTGATCGCGCTCTCGGGCAACCTCTGTGCGGACAAGAAGCCCGCGGCGATCAACGCCGTCGAGGGTCGGGGCCGGAGCGTCAGCGCGGACGTGACCATCCCCCGTGATGTCGTCGAGGAGCGCCTGCATACGACCCCCGAGGCCGTCGCCGAGGTGAACACACGCAAGAATCTCGTCGGCAGCGCCAAGGCGGGCAGTCTCGGCTTCAACGCCCACGTCGCCAACGTCGTCGCCGCCGTCTTCCTCGCGACCGGGCAGGACGCCGCCCAGGTGGTCGAGGGATCGAACGCCATCACCACCGCTGAAGTGCGCGAGGACGGCCTCTACATGAGCGTCTCGCTCGCCTCCCTCGAAGTGGGTACCGTCGGCGGCGGGACGAAACTCCCGACCCAGAGCGAGGCTCTCTCCCTGATGGGCGTCGCCGGCGGCGGCGATCCGCCGGGATCGAACGCCGACGCCCTGGCCGAATGCATCGCCGTCGGCGCCCTCGCCGGCGAACTCTCCTTGCTCTCGGCGCTCGGCTCCCGGCATCTCTCCTCGGCCCACGAATCGCTCGGCCGGTAG
- a CDS encoding YbhB/YbcL family Raf kinase inhibitor-like protein, translating to MDLSSPAFQDGAPIPEAYGYTERNVNPPLEISGVPDDAESLVLVVDDPDAVEPAGKVWLHWLVWNVEPSRKRIPEDWSTDTATAVEGENDYGEVGYGGPNPPDREHTYRFRLFALDDDLDAPRGAGLDRVEREMDDHVIETAAYEGTYAP from the coding sequence ATGGACCTGTCGAGCCCCGCGTTTCAGGACGGCGCACCGATCCCCGAGGCGTACGGCTACACCGAGCGCAACGTCAACCCGCCGCTCGAGATTTCGGGCGTCCCGGACGACGCCGAGTCACTGGTGCTCGTCGTCGACGACCCCGACGCAGTCGAACCCGCCGGCAAGGTGTGGCTGCACTGGCTCGTGTGGAACGTCGAACCGTCGCGAAAGCGCATCCCGGAGGACTGGTCGACCGACACGGCGACCGCCGTCGAGGGTGAGAACGACTACGGCGAGGTGGGCTACGGCGGCCCGAACCCCCCGGACCGGGAGCACACCTACCGGTTCCGCCTGTTCGCGCTCGACGATGACCTCGACGCGCCGCGGGGCGCGGGACTCGACCGCGTCGAACGCGAGATGGACGACCACGTGATCGAGACGGCGGCGTACGAAGGCACGTACGCGCCCTAA
- the pdxT gene encoding pyridoxal 5'-phosphate synthase glutaminase subunit PdxT produces the protein MTGTGHRIGVVAVQGNVREHVAAIERAAPDGVTVVEIRESGVVPDCDALVLPGGESTTISRLLRTEGIDAEIVAHADAGKPILATCAGLIVASRDARDDRVETLDLVDAVVDRNAFGRQVDSFEAPLDVAGLDDPFHAVFIRAPAVDEVAPDVDVVATWEDRPVAVRDGSITATSFHPELTDDARIHRLALFDRLPATA, from the coding sequence GTGACGGGCACGGGCCACCGCATCGGCGTCGTCGCCGTGCAGGGCAACGTCCGCGAACACGTCGCGGCCATCGAACGAGCCGCGCCCGACGGCGTCACCGTCGTCGAAATCCGCGAGTCGGGAGTCGTCCCCGACTGCGACGCGCTCGTTCTCCCCGGCGGCGAGTCGACGACCATCTCCCGCCTGCTCCGAACCGAAGGGATCGACGCGGAGATCGTCGCCCACGCCGACGCCGGCAAACCGATTCTCGCGACGTGTGCCGGCCTCATCGTCGCCTCGCGGGACGCCCGCGACGACCGCGTCGAGACGCTCGATCTGGTCGACGCCGTGGTCGACCGCAACGCCTTCGGCCGGCAGGTCGACAGTTTCGAGGCGCCCCTCGACGTGGCCGGTCTGGACGACCCGTTTCATGCCGTCTTCATCCGCGCCCCCGCCGTCGATGAAGTCGCCCCCGATGTCGACGTGGTAGCGACGTGGGAGGACCGCCCCGTGGCCGTGCGTGACGGCTCCATCACCGCCACCTCGTTCCACCCCGAACTCACGGACGACGCGCGTATTCATCGCCTCGCGCTGTTCGATCGACTCCCCGCGACGGCGTAG
- a CDS encoding helix-turn-helix transcriptional regulator: MSDTALEYLVGSTTRPATLTALRDHGRLSIRALEDRASVSRRTLKRTLGTMESRGWVQSVDGTYELTSLGVAILSAYERCRENERIAERFRPFLERTPASAFDLGIGELNGSNLVDPTGDPTAPTDRLLELRTDASRIRECAPFLLRDSVSQFVERATAERSPPSVTLVLADGRPTPEQYTEAYCEQFETLLDAPSVDVYANSDGVRIPFGLADGHAFVGSMEPDGMPHTLIDGEQSALVDWADRRFEAALAAATPLE; this comes from the coding sequence ATGTCGGACACCGCGCTCGAGTATCTGGTCGGATCGACCACCCGGCCGGCGACGCTGACCGCGCTCCGGGACCACGGCCGACTGTCGATCCGAGCGCTCGAGGATCGGGCGTCCGTCTCACGCCGCACCCTGAAGCGGACGCTCGGGACGATGGAGTCCCGTGGATGGGTGCAGTCGGTCGACGGCACGTACGAACTCACGTCGCTCGGGGTGGCGATCCTGTCGGCGTACGAGCGGTGCCGGGAGAACGAACGCATCGCCGAGCGGTTCCGCCCCTTTCTCGAACGCACGCCGGCCTCGGCGTTCGACCTCGGCATCGGAGAGCTGAACGGGTCGAACCTGGTCGATCCGACCGGCGATCCGACCGCGCCGACTGATCGACTGCTGGAACTCCGAACGGACGCGTCGCGGATCCGGGAGTGTGCCCCGTTTCTCCTCCGCGACAGCGTCTCGCAGTTCGTCGAGCGGGCCACGGCCGAACGCTCTCCGCCCTCAGTGACGCTCGTGCTGGCGGACGGTCGGCCAACGCCGGAGCAGTACACCGAAGCGTACTGCGAGCAGTTCGAAACGCTGCTCGACGCGCCGAGCGTCGACGTGTACGCCAACTCCGACGGCGTCCGAATCCCGTTCGGTCTCGCCGACGGACACGCCTTCGTCGGGTCGATGGAACCCGACGGGATGCCACACACCCTGATCGACGGCGAGCAGTCGGCGCTCGTCGACTGGGCGGACCGGCGGTTCGAAGCAGCGCTCGCCGCCGCGACGCCGCTCGAGTAG
- a CDS encoding thioredoxin family protein → MTVRLLDFYADWCGPCDAQDPILEELEADYGSVEFEKIDVDEDQDTANEYQVQSLPTVVVENDNGIVDRFVGVTQRPDLEAAIEKASA, encoded by the coding sequence ATGACCGTTCGATTGCTCGATTTCTACGCCGACTGGTGTGGACCGTGCGACGCACAGGACCCGATCCTCGAGGAGCTGGAAGCCGACTACGGGAGCGTCGAGTTCGAGAAGATCGACGTCGACGAGGACCAGGACACCGCCAACGAGTACCAGGTACAGTCCCTGCCGACGGTCGTCGTCGAGAACGACAACGGCATCGTCGACCGGTTCGTCGGTGTCACCCAGCGGCCGGACCTCGAAGCCGCCATCGAGAAAGCGAGCGCCTGA
- the hisE gene encoding phosphoribosyl-ATP diphosphatase has product MTDAETDAVLDALFATIEDRRDRLPEDSYTAALFTHEKGENAVLEKIGEESTEAILAAKDDASEELIAESADLVYHLLVLLAMHDLTVDDLRDELEGRF; this is encoded by the coding sequence GTGACAGACGCCGAGACGGACGCCGTTCTCGATGCCCTCTTCGCGACCATCGAGGACCGCCGCGACCGACTCCCGGAGGACTCCTACACGGCCGCCCTGTTCACCCACGAGAAAGGCGAGAACGCCGTGCTGGAGAAGATCGGCGAGGAATCGACCGAGGCGATCCTCGCGGCCAAAGACGACGCGAGCGAAGAACTGATCGCCGAGTCGGCCGATCTCGTCTACCACCTGCTCGTCCTGCTGGCGATGCACGACCTGACGGTCGACGACCTGCGGGACGAACTCGAAGGGCGCTTCTAG
- a CDS encoding type IV pilin, producing MVDRAAIAGSTAMGLSIVVALGLAVATVTLGVLPTAPGLTAATLAVDGDRIVLTHRAGDAVGVRRLDVVVRVGGESLAHQPPVPFFSARGFRPGPTGPFNAAADPIWDPGERASIRVASTNRPSLRAGANVTVELRYDGRRLLVLSATA from the coding sequence ATGGTCGACCGCGCTGCCATCGCTGGTTCGACCGCGATGGGGCTGTCCATCGTCGTCGCACTCGGCCTCGCCGTCGCGACGGTCACGCTCGGCGTCCTCCCCACGGCGCCCGGGCTCACCGCTGCGACGCTCGCCGTCGACGGGGATCGAATCGTGCTCACCCACCGCGCCGGCGATGCGGTCGGCGTGCGCCGGCTCGACGTGGTCGTTCGTGTCGGGGGTGAGTCACTCGCCCACCAGCCGCCGGTACCGTTTTTCTCCGCTCGCGGGTTCCGTCCCGGACCGACCGGCCCGTTCAACGCCGCCGCGGACCCGATCTGGGATCCCGGCGAGCGGGCCTCGATTCGGGTCGCGTCGACCAACCGGCCGTCGCTCCGGGCCGGCGCGAACGTCACCGTCGAACTCCGGTACGATGGCCGGCGGCTCCTGGTGCTTTCGGCGACCGCCTGA
- a CDS encoding winged helix-turn-helix domain-containing protein has product MEDSESLRPDDAFTLLADRTRIKIIRALGDASTPGVAETLPFSELRRRADISGSGRFNYHLKRLLGQFVEETEEGYRLSYSGVRAYQAMQAGTFTDCVRIDPFELDGSCHVCGASQEAAYHDSLFRVRCSAAECDAVFYRYFCPPSSLSDRPTAGVLRAANQRIRRDIASMARRVCPWCSGNLSARVLPPDEEMPQRDNPAIEHRVLHACDTCDGSVYTRLGDLFVSHPAVVAFFYDRGVDVTRRHIWTLPFAASDRRTTVTDAEPWRAIVRIDCDGDTLTLRVDDEPSVVDAETGG; this is encoded by the coding sequence GTGGAGGACTCCGAGAGCCTGCGTCCGGACGACGCCTTCACGCTTCTGGCCGACCGGACGCGAATCAAGATCATCCGTGCGCTGGGCGACGCCTCGACGCCCGGCGTCGCGGAGACGCTCCCCTTCTCCGAGTTACGACGCCGGGCCGACATCTCGGGGAGCGGGCGGTTCAACTACCATCTGAAACGGCTGCTTGGACAGTTCGTCGAGGAGACGGAGGAGGGGTATCGGTTGAGCTATTCGGGCGTCCGGGCGTACCAGGCGATGCAAGCCGGCACGTTCACCGACTGCGTCCGGATCGACCCGTTCGAACTCGACGGCTCGTGTCACGTCTGCGGCGCGTCACAGGAGGCGGCCTACCACGACAGCCTCTTTCGGGTGCGCTGTTCGGCCGCGGAGTGTGACGCCGTGTTCTACCGCTACTTCTGCCCGCCGAGCAGCCTGAGCGACCGTCCGACTGCGGGCGTGCTCCGGGCTGCAAACCAGCGCATTCGGCGCGACATCGCGTCGATGGCGCGGCGAGTCTGTCCCTGGTGTTCCGGTAACCTGTCCGCGCGTGTCCTCCCGCCCGACGAGGAGATGCCCCAGCGGGACAACCCCGCCATCGAACACCGCGTGCTGCACGCCTGTGACACCTGTGACGGCTCGGTCTACACCCGCCTCGGCGACCTGTTCGTCTCCCACCCCGCCGTGGTCGCGTTCTTCTACGACCGCGGCGTCGATGTCACCCGTCGCCACATCTGGACGCTGCCGTTCGCCGCTTCCGACCGACGGACGACCGTCACCGACGCCGAGCCCTGGCGGGCTATCGTCCGGATCGACTGCGACGGCGACACGTTGACGCTCCGCGTCGACGACGAGCCTTCGGTGGTCGACGCCGAGACGGGTGGCTGA
- a CDS encoding preprotein translocase subunit Sec61beta, with protein MSGSQGGGGLMSSAGLVRYFDAEDRNAIRIDPRTIVAFGVLFGVLVQVLNVVSL; from the coding sequence ATGAGTGGAAGTCAGGGCGGCGGCGGACTGATGTCGAGTGCGGGTCTCGTCCGCTATTTCGACGCGGAAGACCGCAACGCCATCCGGATCGATCCCCGAACTATCGTCGCGTTCGGCGTGCTCTTCGGCGTGTTGGTGCAGGTGCTGAACGTCGTCTCGCTGTGA
- a CDS encoding archaemetzincin family Zn-dependent metalloprotease gives MLVDIVPIGDVPAQVKREASAGLRSVYDCDVTVHDTQTIPNGAFDRNRNQYRAEEFIELASRVGRGEKNIGITSEDLYYRRRNYVFGLAYLNGNGSVVSTHRLQTSSDGGISSKPQSEVFADRVRKEIIHEIGHTVGLEHCDNERCVMSFSPTVREVDKKEQNLCGSCDRTLF, from the coding sequence ATGCTCGTCGACATCGTGCCGATCGGGGACGTGCCGGCACAGGTGAAACGCGAGGCCTCTGCCGGGTTGCGGTCGGTTTATGACTGCGACGTGACGGTCCACGACACCCAGACCATCCCCAACGGCGCGTTCGACCGGAACCGGAACCAGTACCGCGCCGAGGAGTTCATCGAACTCGCCAGCCGGGTCGGTCGCGGAGAGAAAAACATCGGCATCACCTCCGAGGACCTCTACTATCGCCGCCGAAACTACGTGTTCGGCCTCGCGTATCTCAACGGTAACGGCTCCGTCGTCTCCACGCACCGCCTGCAGACCTCCTCCGACGGTGGCATCTCCTCGAAGCCCCAGAGCGAGGTGTTCGCCGACCGGGTTCGCAAGGAGATCATTCACGAGATCGGCCACACCGTCGGCCTCGAACACTGCGACAACGAGCGCTGCGTGATGAGTTTCTCCCCGACCGTCCGCGAAGTCGACAAGAAAGAACAGAACCTCTGTGGCTCCTGCGACCGGACGCTGTTTTAG
- a CDS encoding thiamine-binding protein has protein sequence MTVVALLSVAPVRKGSLAEDVADAVAALDAFDVSYETNPMGTVIEADDIGTLFDAVEAAHRAVDADRVSTALKIDDKRASDAPAAEKVEGVEDALGRPARGSPDED, from the coding sequence ATGACCGTCGTTGCACTCCTCAGCGTCGCGCCCGTTCGCAAGGGAAGCCTGGCCGAAGATGTTGCCGACGCCGTCGCCGCCCTCGATGCCTTCGACGTGAGTTACGAAACCAACCCGATGGGCACCGTCATCGAAGCCGACGACATCGGGACGCTCTTCGACGCCGTCGAGGCGGCCCACCGCGCGGTGGACGCCGACCGCGTGAGTACGGCCCTGAAGATAGACGACAAACGCGCGAGCGACGCGCCCGCCGCCGAGAAAGTCGAGGGCGTCGAGGACGCGCTGGGGCGGCCGGCGCGCGGGTCGCCCGACGAGGACTGA
- a CDS encoding UPF0146 family protein, with the protein MTATRTELAARLAAYDRLLEVGVGRRPEVAAALVDAGSEVTATDVFDAPVPKSVTFVRDDIVARRDALDGGHPGAPYDVDAVYGLNLPAELQRPARDVAHAADADFLFTTLGFEEPVLPVERETVGGETLYLAPRRR; encoded by the coding sequence GTGACGGCCACGCGCACCGAACTCGCCGCCCGACTCGCCGCCTACGACCGCCTCCTCGAGGTGGGTGTCGGCCGCCGCCCGGAGGTGGCGGCCGCCCTCGTCGACGCCGGGAGCGAGGTGACCGCGACCGACGTGTTCGACGCTCCCGTTCCCAAGTCGGTCACGTTCGTTCGCGACGACATCGTGGCCCGCCGCGACGCCCTCGACGGCGGCCACCCCGGCGCGCCGTACGACGTGGACGCCGTCTACGGCCTGAACCTGCCGGCCGAACTCCAGCGACCGGCCCGCGACGTCGCTCACGCCGCCGACGCGGACTTCCTCTTCACCACTCTCGGCTTCGAGGAGCCGGTCCTGCCCGTCGAGCGCGAGACGGTCGGCGGCGAGACGCTCTATCTCGCCCCGCGTCGCAGATAG
- a CDS encoding DUF7534 family protein translates to MSAGADAPPRWRRFAVVASVLVAVVVVVTAVRAPPDPVTQVFRLVPGVVVALILAYWIARSETE, encoded by the coding sequence GTGAGCGCCGGTGCCGATGCCCCGCCGCGCTGGCGCCGGTTCGCCGTCGTCGCCAGCGTGCTGGTGGCGGTCGTCGTGGTCGTCACCGCGGTCCGCGCCCCGCCGGACCCGGTCACGCAGGTGTTCCGACTCGTGCCCGGCGTCGTCGTCGCCCTGATCCTCGCGTACTGGATCGCCCGAAGCGAGACCGAGTAG